The genomic region CGGCGGGCTTGGCCGCCTTCTCCGTCTTCTCCGACGTCTTTTCCGCGGCCTTCTCCGAGGCCTGCTCGGCGGCCTTCTTACCGCCGCCGAACGACTCACGCAGACGGCGAGCCACCGGCGCCTCCACGGTGGAGGACGCGGACTTGACGAATTCGCCCTGCTCGCTCAGCCGAGCGAGAACTTCCTTACTTGTGACACCGAGTTCCTTGGCCAACTCGTGTACACGGGCCTTACCTGCCACTACATCTCCATCTCTAGAGGCGTCAGCGGTGGTCGGCGCCGCGCCTCGGGTTAGCTATGACGCATGGTCATCGGGACTTCACGGTGTGCTCATGTTCTTCGCTACCTGTCCTGGTTGCCGGGTGGTCCTGCCCGCCCCCGCTGACTGCGTTGACGTGCGTGATCACCGCGGATACGTCCGGTGAACCGGTGATGCGCAACGCTCGACCGAAGGCCCGCCGCCGAACCGCGGCCTCCAGGCACCGCGGAGTGGGATGCAACCAGGCACCCCGCCCCGGCAGCCTTCTCGCTGGGTCAACCGCCACGGCGCTGAGACCATTCCCAGCTCCATCAACGTTGCCGACAGCGACTACCCGAAGCAGTTCGACGGCCAGCTCTCGTTTTCGGCATCCGATGCAGGTCCGCACCGGTCCGACGGGTGCGTCGGGGGTGCGTGGCTGCGCTGAAGCC from Mycolicibacterium phlei harbors:
- a CDS encoding YlxR family protein, which produces MIQRETSASAQPRTPDAPVGPVRTCIGCRKRELAVELLRVVAVGNVDGAGNGLSAVAVDPARRLPGRGAWLHPTPRCLEAAVRRRAFGRALRITGSPDVSAVITHVNAVSGGGQDHPATRTGSEEHEHTVKSR